The Aspergillus flavus chromosome 2, complete sequence region TTATCCTAGGCAAACCATAATGAGAAGATGATTGACATGAAACAGGCATCAATTCGTGAAAGTACAATTAAACATTAATCTAGGAAATTACCGATCTATATCTAGTTAGATGGTgcatcatccttcttcttaaCCGACACCCACTGCATCCCAAGAGTTCCCAAAATCGCACAACAAGACAATGCAACCCCAACATAAAATGTCTGATCCAAGGCCTTATTATAAGCAAACAGAACACCCTGATAGAGCTCCTGCGGCACaaaattctttatatcaGTAGCACCACCAGACAAGATGGCACTCGCGTCAGCCTCAGGCACGTACGTGGCCAGGTTAGTTCTCAGCTGGTTGGAGAACACGTTCTGGGCGACCGAGACGAAGACGGCGGCGGAGAGGTTTTCcgtgaagatgacgacgGCGGTACCGATCGGAATGTCTTCGAGGGGTAGCACACATTGAGGGGCAGCAAACGCCGTCTGCAGGCCGCTGCCCACTCCCGCGCCGACGAGGAACTGGTAGCCGATCCATTTGGCGTGGCCGGAGTCGACTTGCAAGGTGGAGAGGAGTCCGCTGCCGATGGACATCAGGATCACGGTGAGGTAGGCGAAGGGCATGTAGTAGCCGATTATGGAGGTGAGGGCGCCGCCTAGTAGGGAGAATATGACGCTGCCTAGGAGCATGGGGAGATTCATGATTCCGGATTTGATTGCGCTGGCGCCTTTGACGGCTTGTAGCCAGATTGGGATCTGAGATGTGCGTTAGTAGAGTTCGGGCTTTTGGTTGATTGCTCTGGAACTTAGTACTTACATAGTAAAGCAATAGGAAGAAGCCGGCGGTCACACAGGAGCCAAACAGAGCGGAGCCCCAGATATTTCGGTTGTTAAAGACACGACCTGGGACTGTCGCGCGGTCTCCGCTGATATACTGAATGACAATAAAAGCGATAAAAAGAAGACCGGCAAGCACAAACAGAGCGATGATGCGGCCATTCTTCCAGGGGTAGGTGGAGCCGCCCCACTGAAGGGCGAGCAGCAGACAAATGACCCCAGGCAAAAGACACGCGGTTCCTGGAAGATCCATCTGTTTGAGCTGGTTCAGGAAGCCGACCTCGCCCTTCTTACTGCCGCGGAATGGGGCGATAAAAAAGGTAATTATGACAGCGGGAAGTACACCAAGAGGCAGGTTGATATAGAAACACCACCTCCAGGAGATATTGTCCGTGAAGGCACCTCCCATCAGAGGACCCGCGATGGACGCAATGCCATACATGGAGCCCATCATGCCAATGAAAGCCGGACGTTGGCGTGGCGGCACACAGTGAGCGATGAGCAGAAAGGAACCGTTGCCgacaccaccaccgccgacGCCTGCAATGGCACGGCCGACAATCAGAGCCGTTGAACTCGGGGCCACGGCGCAGATCAGAGACCCCAGTTCAAAGATGAAGAGCGCCGTGAGGTAAACCCGTTTCACCACGTAGAAGGTGAATAGCTTCCCCCATATCAGTTGGAAGGCGCAGTTTGTGAGGAGGTAGGCGCTAGCATACCAGCCAACGTCACCAAGAGCGTGGAATTGGTCAGTAATCTTCGGGATGGCGCTCGAAATGATGGTGTTGTCGAGTCCCACAAGGAACATGGCAAGATTCAAGCTTATGATGATGAGTGTCAGCTTGAGTGGGCCGGGGTATTGAGGCTCGCTTTCTTGCTGGTCGCTGTTCTGAGAGTCTCTGAGGGCCACCGTCGAATGTGACTCCTTCTCTAGTTGAGATGCGTTAGAAGACATGTTGGAGGTTGATTTCCCCAACGGCTTGCTCTTTGAGGTGAAGAAGTTCGTCATGATTGCGAGCACCGTATGTGCAGATCTATCGGGTAAATCGAAGGAAAACAGGATTGGCGACTTCCAATATCAATCGTCAATTGACAAGTACACCACTATAAGGAACTCAAGGAAAGGCCTTGGGAAAGCCGTGGCTTTGACTTGTCGAGCGGGATACTTGTCGAAATCATCTAGATACTGTG contains the following coding sequences:
- a CDS encoding putative efflux pump antibiotic resistance protein; translated protein: MTNFFTSKSKPLGKSTSNMSSNASQLEKESHSTVALRDSQNSDQQESEPQYPGPLKLTLIIISLNLAMFLVGLDNTIISSAIPKITDQFHALGDVGWYASAYLLTNCAFQLIWGKLFTFYVVKRVYLTALFIFELGSLICAVAPSSTALIVGRAIAGVGGGGVGNGSFLLIAHCVPPRQRPAFIGMMGSMYGIASIAGPLMGGAFTDNISWRWCFYINLPLGVLPAVIITFFIAPFRGSKKGEVGFLNQLKQMDLPGTACLLPGVICLLLALQWGGSTYPWKNGRIIALFVLAGLLFIAFIVIQYISGDRATVPGRVFNNRNIWGSALFGSCVTAGFFLLLYYIPIWLQAVKGASAIKSGIMNLPMLLGSVIFSLLGGALTSIIGYYMPFAYLTVILMSIGSGLLSTLQVDSGHAKWIGYQFLVGAGVGSGLQTAFAAPQCVLPLEDIPIGTAVVIFTENLSAAVFVSVAQNVFSNQLRTNLATYVPEADASAILSGGATDIKNFVPQELYQGVLFAYNKALDQTFYVGVALSCCAILGTLGMQWVSVKKKDDAPSN